A DNA window from Impatiens glandulifera chromosome 7, dImpGla2.1, whole genome shotgun sequence contains the following coding sequences:
- the LOC124909885 gene encoding 11S globulin seed storage protein Ana o 2.0101-like, with the protein MVNSCVLPISILCFLVLTTGGSAYRHEAGQQQQAQCRIQSINPLEPARRLQHEAGYTDVWDQTSDQIQCAGVAASRHLIQQGGLLLPTFSNAPLLAYVVKGRGIVGTINPGCAETFQSSEQIDVGGQFGSQKFRDQHQKIHRCRKGDIVAFKVGVAHWVHNDGNEDLELMVVHDTSNVENQLDQNLRRFFLAGNPQESSEMQQRRKYSGQQQQDENFSGNLFQGFETEVLAESFQVDMETAARLQGQDDNRGFIVRVGKEFEMQRPSKYEEEERRREWSPKSNRFEETVCTMRIRENLDDPERADVYTAQGGRISTVNSHNLPILKEIQLSAERGVLFENAMAAPHWTLNAHNIIYILRGTGRIQVVGHSNRAVFNGEVRQGQLLVVPQNYAEVKLAGNEGLEWVSFKTNDRAISSPLAGKTSVIRAMPVEVVMSAFRMSRDEAQKLKYNRQEVRIFPRSKRQSERI; encoded by the exons ATGGTTAACTCTTGTGTACTTCCAATTAGCATACTATGCTTCCTGGTCCTTACAACCGGAGGCTCTGCTTATAGACATGAAGCTGGCCAACAACAACAAGCGCAGTGTCGCATCCAAAGCATCAACCCTCTCGAGCCTGCCAGGCGCCTCCAGCATGAAGCCGGTTACACCGATGTTTGGGACCAGACCTCTGACCAGATTCAGTGTGCCGGTGTGGCCGCCTCCCGCCACCTTATCCAGCAAGGAGGCCTCCTCTTGCCTACTTTCAGCAATGCCCCTCTGCTGGCTTATGTTGTAAAAG GTAGGGGAATTGTTGGCACCATAAATCCAGGCTGCGCAGAAACGTTTCAATCGAGCGAACAAATTGATGTTGGAGGACAATTTGGCTCACAAAAGTTTAGGGATCAACACCAGAAGATCCATCGTTGCAGGAAGGGAGACATTGTTGCCTTCAAAGTTGGTGTAGCCCATTGGGTCCATAACGATGGCAACGAAGACCTTGAACTCATGGTGGTCCACGATACCAGCAACGTCGAAAACCAGCTCGATCAAAACCTCAGG AGATTCTTCCTTGCCGGTAATCCGCAAGAGTCATCAGAAATGCAACAGAGGAGGAAGTACAGTGGTCAACAACAACAAGATGAGAACTTTTCAGGCAACCTTTTCCAGGGATTTGAGACCGAGGTTTTGGCGGAATCTTTCCAAGTCGACATGGAGACAGCCGCAAGACTACAGGGACAAGATGATAACAGAGGATTCATTGTGAGGGTAGGTAAAGAATTTGAAATGCAAAGACCATCCAAATACGAAGAagaggaaagaagaagagagtgGAGCCCAAAAAGCAACAGATTCGAGGAAACCGTTTGCACAATGAGGATCAGAGAAAATCTCGACGATCCAGAGAGAGCAGATGTGTACACCGCTCAGGGTGGTCGCATTAGCACCGTCAATAGTCATAACCTCCCAATTTTGAAGGAAATCCAATTGAGCGCCGAGAGAGGAGTCCTTTTCGAG AACGCAATGGCGGCTCCACACTGGACTCTTAACGCCCACAACATAATATACATATTGCGCGGAACGGGCCGAATCCAAGTGGTGGGTCACTCCAACCGGGCCGTCTTCAATGGCGAAGTCCGTCAAGGGCAGCTATTGGTCGTCCCTCAGAACTACGCTGAAGTCAAGCTGGCAGGAAACGAAGGATTAGAGTGGGTGTCGTTCAAGACAAATGACAGGGCCATATCAAGCCCGTTGGCTGGGAAGACTTCGGTGATCCGGGCAATGCCGGTGGAAGTGGTGATGAGTGCTTTCCGGATGTCGAGAGACGAGGCACAAAAGCTAAAGTATAACCGACAAGAAGTGAGGATCTTCCCGCGATCAAAGAGGCAATCGGAGAGGATTTGA
- the LOC124909886 gene encoding 11S globulin seed storage protein Ana o 2.0101-like, with translation MVNSCVLPISILCFLVLTTGGSAYRQAGQQQQGQCRIQSINPLEPARRLQHEAGYTDVWDQTSDQIQCAGVAASRHLIQQGGLLLPTFSNAPLLAYVVKGRGIVGTINPGCAETFQSSEQIDVGGQFGSQKFRDQHQKIHRCRKGDIVAFKVGVAHWVHNDGNEDLELMVVHDTSNVENQLDQNLRRFFLAGNPQESEMQQRRKYSGQQQDENFSGNLFQGFETEVLAESFQVDLETAARLQGQDDNRGFIVRVGKEFEMQRPSKYEEEERRREWSPKSNRFEETVCTMRIRENLDDQERADVYTAQGGRISTVNSHNLPILKEIQLSAERGVLYENAMAAPHWTLNAHNIIYILRGTGRIQVVGHSNRAVFNGEVRQGQLLVVPQNYAEVKLAGNQGLEWVSFKTNDRAISSPLAGKTSVIRAMPVEVVMSAFRMSRDEAQKLKYNRQEVRIFPRSKRQSERI, from the exons ATGGTTAACTCTTGTGTACTTCCAATTAGCATACTATGCTTCCTGGTCCTTACAACCGGAGGCTCTGCTTATAGACAAGCTGGCCAACAACAACAAGGGCAGTGTCGCATCCAAAGCATCAACCCTCTCGAGCCTGCCAGGCGCCTCCAGCATGAAGCCGGTTACACCGATGTTTGGGACCAGACCTCTGACCAGATTCAGTGTGCCGGTGTGGCCGCCTCCCGCCACCTTATCCAGCAAGGAGGCCTCCTCTTGCCTACTTTCAGCAATGCCCCTTTGCTAGCTTATGTTGTAAAAG GTAGGGGAATTGTTGGCACCATAAATCCAGGCTGCGCAGAAACGTTTCAATCGAGCGAACAAATTGATGTTGGAGGACAATTTGGCTCACAAAAGTTTAGGGATCAACACCAGAAGATCCATCGTTGCAGGAAGGGAGACATTGTTGCCTTCAAAGTTGGCGTAGCTCATTGGGTCCATAACGATGGCAACGAAGACCTTGAACTCATGGTGGTCCACGATACCAGCAACGTCGAAAACCAGCTCGATCAAAACCTCAGG AGATTCTTCCTTGCCGGCAATCCGCAAGAGTCAGAAATGCAACAGAGGAGGAAGTACAGTGGGCAACAACAAGATGAGAACTTTTCAGGCAACCTTTTCCAGGGATTTGAGACCGAGGTTTTGGCGGAATCTTTCCAAGTCGACTTGGAGACAGCCGCAAGACTACAGGGACAAGATGATAACAGAGGATTCATTGTGAGGGTAGGTAAAGAATTTGAAATGCAAAGACCATCCAAATACGAAGAagaggaaagaagaagagagtgGAGCCCAAAAAGCAACAGATTCGAGGAAACCGTTTGCACAATGAGGATCAGAGAAAATCTCGATGATCAAGAGAGAGCAGATGTGTACACCGCTCAGGGTGGTCGCATTAGCACCGTCAATAGTCATAACCTCCCAATTTTGAAGGAAATCCAATTGAGCGCCGAGAGAGGAGTCCTTTACGAG AACGCAATGGCGGCTCCACACTGGACTCTTAACGCCCACAACATAATATACATATTGCGCGGAACGGGCCGAATCCAAGTGGTGGGTCACTCCAACCGGGCCGTCTTCAATGGAGAAGTCCGTCAAGGGCAGCTATTGGTCGTCCCTCAGAACTACGCTGAAGTCAAGCTGGCAGGAAACCAAGGATTAGAGTGGGTGTCGTTCAAGACAAATGACAGGGCGATATCAAGCCCGTTGGCTGGGAAGACTTCGGTGATCCGGGCAATGCCAGTGGAAGTGGTGATGAGTGCTTTCCGAATGTCGAGAGACGAGGCACAGAAGCTAAAGTATAACCGACAAGAAGTGAGGATCTTCCCGCGATCAAAGAGGCAATCCGAGAGGATTTGA
- the LOC124909887 gene encoding 11S globulin seed storage protein Ana o 2.0101-like: protein MINSCVLPISILCFLVLTTGGSAYRQAGQQQQEQCRIQSINPLEPARRLQHEAGYTDVWDQTSDQIQCAGVAASRHLIQQGGLLLPTFSNAPLLAYVVKGRGIVGTINPGCSIETFQSSEQIDVGGQFGSQKFRDQHQKIHRCRKGDIVAFKVGVAHWVHNDGNEDLELMVVHDTSNVENQLDQNLRRFFLAGNPQESEMQQRRKYSGQQQDENFSGNLFQGFETEVLAESFQVDMETAARLQGQDDNRGFIVRVGKEFEMQRPSKYEEERRREWSPRNNGFEETVCTMSIRENLDDPERADVYTAQGGRISTVNSHNLPILKEIQLSAERGVLYENAMAAPHWTLNAHNIIYILRGTGRIQVVGHSNRAVFNGEVRQGQLLVVPQNYAEVKLAGNQGLEWVSFKTNDRAISSPLAGKTSVIRAMPVEVVMSAFRMSRDEAQKLKYNRQEVRIFPRSKRQSERI from the exons ATGATTAACTCTTGTGTACTTCCAATTAGCATACTATGCTTCCTGGTCCTTACAACCGGAGGCTCTGCTTATAGACAAGCTGGCCAACAACAACAAGAGCAGTGTCGCATCCAAAGCATTAACCCTCTCGAGCCTGCCAGGCGCCTCCAGCATGAAGCCGGCTACACCGATGTTTGGGACCAGACCTCTGACCAGATTCAGTGTGCCGGTGTGGCCGCCTCCCGCCACCTTATCCAGCAAGGAGGCCTCCTCTTGCCTACTTTCAGCAATGCCCCTTTGCTGGCTTATGTTGTAAAAG GTAGGGGAATTGTTGGCACCATAAATCCAGGCTGCTCGATAGAAACGTTTCAATCGAGCGAACAAATTGATGTTGGAGGACAATTTGGCTCACAAAAGTTTAGGGATCAACACCAGAAGATCCATCGTTGCAGGAAGGGAGACATTGTTGCCTTCAAAGTTGGTGTAGCTCATTGGGTCCATAACGATGGCAACGAAGACCTTGAACTCATGGTGGTCCACGATACCAGCAACGTCGAAAACCAGCTCGATCAAAACCTCAGg AGATTCTTCCTTGCCGGTAATCCGCAAGAGTCAGAAATGCAACAGAGGAGGAAGTACAGTGGTCAACAACAAGACGAGAACTTTTCAGGCAACCTTTTCCAGGGATTTGAGACCGAGGTTTTGGCGGAATCTTTCCAAGTCGACATGGAGACAGCCGCAAGACTACAGGGACAAGATGATAACAGGGGATTCATTGTGAGGGTAGGTAAAGAATTTGAAATGCAAAGACCGTCCAAGTACGAggaggaaagaagaagagagtgGAGCCCAAGAAACAACGGATTCGAGGAAACCGTTTGCACAATGAGTATCAGAGAAAATCTCGATGATCCAGAGAGAGCAGATGTGTACACCGCTCAGGGTGGTCGCATTAGCACCGTCAATAGTCATAACCTCCCAATTTTGAAGGAAATCCAATTGAGCGCCGAGAGAGGAGTCCTTTACGAG AACGCAATGGCGGCTCCACACTGGACTCTTAACGCCCACAACATAATATACATATTGCGCGGAACGGGCCGAATCCAAGTGGTGGGTCACTCCAACCGGGCCGTCTTCAATGGCGAAGTCCGTCAAGGGCAGCTATTGGTCGTCCCTCAGAACTACGCTGAAGTCAAGCTGGCAGGAAACCAAGGATTGGAGTGGGTGTCGTTCAAGACAAATGACAGGGCGATATCAAGCCCGTTGGCTGGGAAGACTTCGGTGATCCGGGCAATGCCGGTGGAAGTGGTGATGAGTGCTTTCCGGATGTCGAGAGACGAGGCACAAAAGCTAAAGTATAACCGACAAGAAGTGAGGATCTTCCCGCGATCAAAGAGGCAATCAGAGAGGATTTAA